A region of the Roseobacter denitrificans OCh 114 genome:
GCGTCGTTAAAACTACCGCCAGCGCAGCCTGCCAAAATCAGAAGAAGTGTCGCGACGCAGGTCAGGCGCGTCAAACGTGTCACGCCGCTCAAGTGATGAAGATCGCCATCCAGATAATCAGCACGATGATTGCGATAACCGTCCGCATGGACCAGCGCATGAAGCCATCAAAGGTTTTCTCTTGCGCTTCGATGTCCATCTCGCCGTGTTTGTGTTCTGCCATTGCCGCAGTCCTTTGTTTCTTTTGAATTTCGCGTTGGACACCAGCCGTACTGGATTCGCCCCCTCATGTCACGCGGTCAGCGCCTACCTGCGCGGAAAAATCACAGCCATGGTGGTTTCCGTGCCCTGCCCGCATCGATACGCGTGACGGTGCACTTCAGCTCTGCTTGTCCAGTTCCTGCGCCAGCCGAAAACCGATGCGGTTGGGTTCTTTCTTCTCCGCCGGTTTGGGCAGCGCACGCAGCATGACGTTCAGCTGGCTGACATGCTGCACCATCTGTGTCTTGGCACCGGCGCCATCTACACCATAAAACGTCACGATATCCGGCGCGAAATACCCCATGCCCTCAATCCGCAAAACCCCGGCATCCCCGCCGGTAAAGCCCATTGCGACTTCATGTGAGTTATCAAGTTGTTCTTCGAAGTTCTTGAGATAAAGTATAATTCTTTCATAGGCCCATTGGGCTGGCGACTTTTCCACAGCAGGTTTTTCGGTCATCGCCCTAGGCAGGGGTTTGGCACAGGCATTTGAAGCTTCAGGGTCGGCATGGACCTCATGCAGCCCCGCAAGCGCGGCCGCCTCCAATGCTTCGGCTGCGGTGGTGATGCGGTCGTCCATCTCTTACTCCTTGCGCTGATACACCCACGCACCATCGCCGCGCCGGGTTCGCGTCGCAAGCCCGGATTGGTAAAGGTGGCTGAGGTGCGCGACCGCCTCCACCAGCGCCAGACCATATTCACCATCCCCGATGCTGCGCTTGAACAGTGGCGCAAAACACTCGCCCGCGGCCTTTGGCGTGTCGATAAAGGCCAGCAATCTGTGCAGCGCGCCATGATGGTTGTCGATCAGTTGCGACAGGCGCATCGGCAACCCGGTGAAGGGCAGCTTGTGCCCGCCGAGAACAAGATGATCAGGTCGCGCAATCCCGGCGAAACGCTCGCAGCTTTCGAGCCAGTCGCCGATCGGGTCGGCCATCGGTTCAGTGGCATAGACCCCGATATTCGGACTGATCGACGGTAAGATCTGATCGCCCGCAATCACCAGATTGTCGTCCCGGCTCCAGAAGGTGGCGTGTTCAGGCGCATGGCCATTCCCGATGTGGATGTCCCAGTGACGCCCACCAAATTCGATCACATCGCCCTGTTTCAGGCGTGTAAACCCCAGGGGCATCGGGGCCACGACATCCGCAAAGTTGAACGGGCGCTCCACCCGGCGCCGCGCCAGAACCTCCGGGTCCATCCCGGCGCTTTGATAAAAGGCAATGCTCTCATCCGAAGGCACGGCCTGTTCATCCAGCGTGAGCATGCGCGAAAACAGCCATGCGGTCCGCGTGGTCAGCAGTTCAGCCCCAAATTCGGATTGCAGCCACCCCGCAAGACCGACGTGATCAGGGTGATGATGCGTGACGATCACGCGCGTGATCGGCTTGCCTTGCAAGGGGCCATCCATCAGGGTGCGCCAGATCGCCTTGGTGCGCCGGGAGGCAAAACCGGTATCCACCACCGTCCAGCTGTCGCCGTCATCCAGCGCGTAGATGTTTACATGGTCCAGCTTCATCGGCAGCGGCAGGCGCATCCAGAGCACACCGGGCGCAACCTGCGTCGCCATCCCCTCTTGCGGCGGATTTTCCCACGGATACCGCAGGCCCTGGGGGGTGTGATCTTTCATCAGGCTGCCAATTCTTCCAAGCTCAGACCGAACAGGTCCTCCGCGCCAATCTGCGCCTGCGCCAGCAGGGCCGTATGCTCCGGTAATAGACGCCGGATGTAGAGACGTGCAAGCGCCTCTCGCGGCCCACCGGGTGCGGCAAGCGCTGCTTTGAGGTGCAAATAGCCCCCCAGAACCCGTGCAAAGGCACGCAGATAGCATGTCGCTCCGGCAAAACGCGCGTTCATATCCCGTTCGGACACCAGCCACTCGGTGCTTTCACGCAGGCTTTCGGAGGCCTGCCAGACCGCTTCGGCAAGCTCCGGCAGGGTGGTTTTTGCATGCTCCGCGCAGGCTTCGATTTCATCCAGCAGACGGTGTGCCGCCTCGCCATTGTCGGCCATCTTGCGCGCAACAAGGTCCATGGCCTGAATACCGTTGGTGCCCTCATAAATCGCGGTCACCCGCACGTCGCGGCTGTACTGTGCCGCCCCGGTTTCTTCGACAAATCCCATGCCGCCATGCACCTGAATGCCCGCATCCGCGACGGCAATCCCGGTATCACTGCCAAAGGCTTTGGCGATGGGCGTCAGCAAGGCGGCGCGCGCCTGCCAGTCGGCGCTGCCTGTTGCATGCGCCATGTCGATCGCCACCGCACAACTCAGCCCAATGGCGCGCGCGGCGTAGATATCCGCCTTCATCGTGCCCAGCATCCGGCGCACATCCGCATGATCCACGATGGCGCTCTTGCCCTGTTTGCGCTCGCGCGCATAGCTCAGCGCGTGTTGATAGGCGGCCTCGGCCACGCCGGTTCCCTGCCCGCCCACGCCAAGACGCGCATTGTTCATCATCGTGAACATCGCCGCCATGCCGCCTTCTTTCGCACCCACAAGCCAGCCGGTCGCCCCGTCATATTGCATCACAGCCGTGGGCGATCCATGCAGACCGAGCTTGTGCTCCAGGCTCACCACCTTGACCGTGTTCTGCGCGCCCAGCGTGCCATCCGCGTTCGGAATGAACTTGGGCACCAGAAACAGGCTGATCCCCTTGGTGCCCGCCGGTGCATCGGGCAGACGCGCCAGCACAAGGTGGCAGATGTTGTCCGCAACGTCGTGATCGCCCCAGCTGATATAGATTTTCTGCCCCGTCACCGCATAGGTGCCATCGCCGTTGGGCTGCGCCTTTGAAGACAACGCACCAACATCCGAGCCCGCCTGTGGTTCAGTCAGGTTCATGGTCGCGGTCCACTCGCCCGCGATCAGCTTGGGCAGGTAAAGCGCCTTGATCTCGTCGCTGGCATGATGCTCCAGCGCTTCGATCTGACCCTGTGCCATCAGCGGTGCGATCTGCAACGACAAACACGCACCACTCATCATCTCGTTCACAGCACTGGTCACCGCCATCGGCAGGGCCATGCCGCCAAACTCGGGATCAGCAGCCATGCCAACCCACCCCCCTTGGGCGATGGCTTTCCACGCCGCATCAAAGCCGGGCGGCGTTCTGACCACACCGTTTTCAAGCCGCGCTGGATTCACATCGCCGACGCGTTGCAGGGGGGCGAGCACCTCGTCGCACAGCTTGCCTGCCTCCACCAGAACAGCCTGCGTGACATCCGGGGAGGCTGCCTCAAACATCGACGTGGCGGATACTTCATCAAATCCGACCACATTGTTCAGCAGGAAAGAAAATTCATCGACGGGCGCGCGAAAAGGCATTGCGGGGTCTCCTCAAACGTACTGCTGCCTTGGCAAGAGGCAGCACAGCTTATAAAGCGTCGCTACAGCATGGGCCGCCCGGTCCGGCACAGCAATAGAAACGCGGCGTCACAGGATTTGATGAAGACGACAGAGCCAACATGTCTGACGCCAACGCCGGATGGTATCGCGCAAGCAGCCGATCTGTTGCGCACCGGCGCGCTGGTCGCCTTTCCAACGGAAACGGTGTACGGCCTTGGCGCGGATGCGCGCAACGGGCGCGCTGTCGCCACTGTTTTCGAAGCCAAGGGCAGGCCAAGTTTCAACCCGCTGATCGTGCATGTGCATGACGCAACGCAGGCCCGGCGGTTCTGCCACTGGTCTGACAGCGCCGAGAAACTGGCCACGGCCTTCTGGCCCGGCCCGGTGAGCCTTGTGCTGCCGCTGCGTGAGGAGCACGGTCTGTCCTCCCTCGTGACTGCCGGGCTGCCCACGGTTGCTCTGCGGGTGCCCGCGCATCCCGCCGCGCGCGCCTTGTTGCGGGCCTTTGACGGCCCTGTTGCCGCGCCCTCTGCGAACCCGTCTGGGAAAATCAGTCCCACGACCGCGCGGCATGTGGCCGAAGGTCTGGGCACCAAGGTAGCGGCAATTCTGGATGACGGGCCTTGCAGCGTGGGGCTGGAAAGCACCATCGTCGGTCTTGATGCCGCCCCCTGTTTGCTGCGACCCGGCGGATTGCCCGCCGAAGAGATCGAGCGTGTGCTGGGGCAAACGCTGTCCCGTGCGACCGAGGGCAAGATATCTGCACCCGGACAACTGGTGTCTCACTACGCACCCGACGGGCACGTTCGCCTGAATGCAACAAGCGCGCAGGCGGGCGAGGTTTTGCTGGGATTTGGTCACATGGACTGCGATCTCAACCTGTCCCGCGACGGGGATCTGACCGAAGCGGCCAGCGCTCTTTTTGAGAGCCTGCACCAGTTGGACGCCACGGGAAAGGCCATTGCCGTGGCCCCGATCCCGCAGCATGGGCTTGGTGCCGCCATCAATGACCGTTTACGCCGCGCGGCGGCTCCGCGCCCTTGACCCCAGAGTTCAGGCGTGCCCTGCCGCCGGGCTCAGGTTGATGGGATCGACCCCAAGGCTGTGCAATGCCTCGGACCATTTGCGCGCCGCAGGCAGATCGAACACGAGGTCACTGGTGGCGTTGGTGGTCAACCATCCGTTCTGGGCAATTTCATTTTCCAATTGCCCCCCGCCCCACCCGGCATAACCAAGCATCATCAAGGCCTGCGCAGGCCCGCGGCCGTCAGCGATCTCTTCGAGAATATCGAGCGTCGCGGTCATGCCGAATGCACCATCGACGATCAGCGTGTTCAGGCTGGACGCGTAATCCGTTGAATGCAGGACAAAACCGCGCCCGGTCTCAACCGGTCCGCCAAAATGCACGACCATCTCCCGCGTTTTTTGAGAGGACAGGATATCGAGCTGGTCCAGAACATCGCTGATGCGGATTTCAGGAGTGGGTTTGTTGATGATCAGCCCCATCGCGCCCTTGGCTGAATGCGCGCAAATGAGAATGACCGCGTTTTGAAAACGCGGATCGCCCATCGAAGGCATCGCAACAAGCAGTTTACCTTCCAGATTCAAATGCTGTCCTTTGCAACATGTAGACCCTCTGCCCTTCAAGATGGCGCGCCCATGGGCGTGGCGCAAGACCAAAGAGGGCAAGTCCCGCGAAACATCGCTGACCCGAACGTGACTTGGCTTTTTGTTGCCAGTACCCCATAGAATAAGGCATGACGCGAAACCTATCCATTCTTGCTCTGTCCGTGCTGCTTGCCAGCGCTGCATCTGCACAGGACCGCTTTGAAACCCCGATAACGGCCGAGGTCCTGCCGGGCTGGGTTCAATCGGATGGCAGCCGCATGGCCGCCCTGCGCCTGACGCTGGCACCGGGGTGGAAGACCTATTGGCGCGCACCGGGGGATGCGGGCATTCCGCCGCGTTTCGACTGGTCATATTCACGCAACCTCGAAGCGGTGGGGATTTCGTGGCCGACCCCAAAGGTGTTTGACCAGAACGGCATGCGCTCGGTCGGCTATGACAACACGCTGGTCATCCCTTTGCGTATCGAACCCAAGCACAACAACCAACCGGTCAGCCTGAATGCGAGGATGGAGCTTGGCATATGTTCCGACATCTGCATCCCGCATGAGCTGGAACTGAGTGGCGAAATCCCCGGGGATACGCCCAACCCCACGCCCGCCATCGCGGCGGCGCTGGCACAACAACCCTACAGCGCGAGCGAAGCGGGTGTGCGCGCCACGGAATGCAGCATCAGCCCCACATCAGACGGGCTGCAGATCGAGGCGCGGGTGACCATGCCATCGGCGGGGGATCCCGAATACATTGTGATTGAACCCGGACCGGGCGATATCTGGGTCAGCGAGGCCAAGACCAAGCGCCGCGGCGGGACCATCGTGGCCACATCCGATATGGTGAACGTGAACGGTGGACCGATCGCGCTGGACCGATCCGCCATCCGGATTACCGTTCTCGGTTCGAAATATGCGGTTGATATCCGCGGTTGCGCCGGCGGCTAGGCGTCCAGCGGACCTTTGAGGCGCAACCGCAGCGCCAGCACGACATAGCCGAGCAGCGCCAGCAGACCCGCCCCTGCGATGAACAGCGCCAGCGCACCGAGCATCGCGTTGCCCTCTGCCTCAAAGCCGAACATCTCGCGTAGGGGGGCGTAGATTTCCCCCTGCCACCACGCCCAGCCAAGCGTCACCGCCAACCACAGCGCGATCCCGGACCAGAGCGCATAGAACCCGACGCGCATGGGCGAGGACACCGCGCGCCGCGTCGCGGTGAGTTGGCGGGCAAAATCATGCTGCACCGCGATCAAGGCGGGCACCACCAGAAGCACCAGCAGCATCCCGAACCCGAGGCCATAGACCAGCGTGATCACCGTCGGTTTGAGGAACTGCGCTTGCTGGCTGGTCTCATAAAGCAGCGGCATCATGCCAAGCACCGTTGTCAGCGTGGTCAGCAATACAGGTCGCAGGCGATCCGCAGCCCCGTCAATGATGGACGGGATCAGCCCGCGATCCTGCGCGTATTCGTCGATCGTCGTGACCAGAACGATTGAATCGTTGATGATGATCCCGGTCATGCCCAACAAACCCACGACCGTGAACATACTGAGGGGGACGTCCCACACCCAATGGCCGTAAATCGCCCCGACGAGGCCAAAGGGGATGATGGCCATGACGACGATGGGCCGCGTCCAACTGGCAAAAACCCAGGCCAGCACAAGGTATATCCCCGTCAGACAGAGGATCAGCCCGGTAAAGGCGTCGCTGAGAAAGGAGTTCTCTTCCTCGGCAAGCCCGGCCATCTGCCAGTCCAATTGGTAGGTGCTGGCGATGTCGGGCAGGATTTCCTCGCGCAACGCTGTCTCGATTTCAGTGGCGCGCACCGGATCATCTTCCGAGATGTCTCCCGTGACCGAGATGACACGCAACCCGTTTTCACGCCGCACGGAGTTGAACGCGGTGCGCCGCTCCACACTGACGATATCCGCAAGCAGCACATAGGCCCCCGTCGGGCTGCGCAACTGGGTGCGTTCGAGAAAATCAGCCGTCAACTCGCCCTCGGGCAGTTCAACGCGGATCTCTGCACTGCGCGGCCCTTCGGGATAGGTCGCCGCTTCGATACCGCCGAGGCGATTGCGCAAACTGCGGCCCAGATCATCAATCTTGAAGCCCAGTGCCTGCCCTTGCGGCGTCAGATCGAGGATCAATTCCTCCTTGTCATAGGCCAGCGTGTCTTCGAGCGCGCTGACCTCAGGATAGCGCAGCAGGGCGTCCTGCAAGGCCAAACCGGCCGCCTTGAGTTGATCCGTTTCCGCCCCGTAAAGGCGCACGTTCAGCGAATCGCCACCCGGCCCTGACCGCCCCCCACGGAATGCCACCGTTTCGACAAGCGGGTGGTTTTCGACCCGTTCCTGCAGATCCGCCACAAATGCGAAACTGGAATAGGGGCGCAATTCGGCATCAATCAGTTCGATTGCGATCCCGCCCAGCAGGTCCTTGTCTTTTGAGCCAGACCCGCTCAACCCGCGCCCGGTGTGCCCGCCCACCACAGACAGAACATAGGCAACCGGGCTTGCGCCGTAGCGTTCCTCGTATTCGGCGGCAAGCTCGTTGGTCGCGCGCTGCATCATGCGCATCATCTCCATCGAATCCTCGCGCGTCGCCCCCTCCACCATCGCAAAGTTGCCAGAGACTGATCCGCGTTCCGGCGCGTTGAAAAACCGCCATTGCACGTCGCCGCGCACGAACAACGCCACCTGACTGGCCAAAATCGCAACCACCCCCGCCAGCACCACATACCGTGCCGCAATGACGCCGGCGATGAAGGGGCGGAACAGGGTTTCGCGGATGTGGCGAAACCCTTTATTGACTTGCCGACTGGGCCAGTCATACCAGCGCTCCTTGGCCTTGGCAGCCAGCGCATGGGCCATGTGGTTGGGCAGGATCAAGAAGCATTCAATCAGCGAGGCGATCAACACGGCGATCACCGTCAGCGGAATGTCCTGAATCAACGTGCCGAAACGTCCGCCCACTGCCATCAGGCCGAAAAAGGCGATGACGGTCGTGAGCGTGGCCGCCAATACGGGCATCGCCATGCGGCGCGCGGCATTTTCGGCGGCCTGCATCGGGGGTTCATTCAGGTGCCGCGCCCGATGATCCGCATGCTCACCTACGACGATGGCGTCATCAACCACGATACCCAGCGTGATGATCAGTCCGAACAGCGATATCATGTTCAGCGTCAAACCGGCGGCATACATGATCGCAATCGCCGCCATCATCGCCACCGGGATGCCTGCCGCGACCCAAAACGCGGTGCGCGCATTCAGAAAGAGAAACAGCAGACAGACAACCAGCGCCAGCCCGGTCAATCCGTTCTCAACCAGAATGCTCAACCGGCTTGAGATCGCCTCAGCCCGGGTGCGCACAAGATCCACCGTGACCCCTTCGGGCAGTGTCGATTGCAGCTCTTCCGCGACGCGTTCAACGGTGCGCTGGATTTCGATGGCATCACCTTGCGCCGATCTGTTCACGCGCAGCGACACCGCAGGATTGTCACCGACAAAATAGCTTTGCCCCCGGTCAGACCCCTGCCGCGATATCGTCGCCACATCCCCGATGGTCAGCTTGGAGCCATCAGCGTTGGAGCGTAAAACAATCGCTGCAATCTGCTCAGGATCCCGTTTTTCAGAACCCGTCGTCACGCGTGCATTCGCACCCGACACATCGCCAGCGGGGTCGGTATCCACCTCCGCGCGAATGGCGGCAGCGATGTCCGCCATGGTGATGTCATTGGCGATCAGTTCAACCGAAGGCACCTCCACCAGCGTTTGTGGTGCTGCCACGCCCTGCAGGCTCGTCCGTGTCACACCCGCCGCAAAGAGACGCACCACCATCTCATCGGCAAAGTTCGCCAGTTGATCCGGCCCAACCGGCCCGGTGATGACAACATCGGTTACCCGGTCCGTCCACGACCGTTGGAACACGTTTGGCTCTTCCATTTCGCTGGGGAAGCCATCAATCCCGTCCACCGCGTTCTGCACATCCGCGAGCGCGCGGATCATGTCCCAGTCAGGTGCGAAAGTGACGCGCGTTGACGCCCAGCCTTCGCCCGTGAAAGAAATCGTACCTTCCACGCCATCCAGCGTCAGAACCGCCGGTTCAAGCAGTTGCAGGATGGCGCGGTCCATGTCCTCGGCGCTGGCATTGTCCCAGTTTATATTGACCCTCACCTCTTCGAGCACCACGTCCGGGAAGAACTGCGTGCGCATGTTCGGGATCGCCGCCAGACCGCAGACAAGCAACAGAACAAACAACAGGTTTGCCAGCGTGCGATGGCGCGTGAAATAGGACAGAAGACCGCCTGCCGACGACGGGATCTGGCGCGCCACCGGCTAGCCTCCCATCCGGCTTTCGAGGCGCGCGACCATATGCGCCGGAACCTCCTGCTGTGACAGTTGAGCCAGCACTTGCGCTTTGTCCGCCTCTGGCATCTGGGTATCGTTCTGCACGAATGCGACCAGCCGCGCGCGACGATCCGCGCTCAGGTCCAGAAGCGCGGGCATCGCACGTGCCTCTTCGGCGTCAGAGCGCAAGGGACGCACGGCAATACCCGCCCCCAACAGTGGCGAGCGTTCACGCACGACCTCTCGCCCTGCCAGCCCCTCGGCACGCACCAGCACATCATCGCCCTGACGACGCACGAGTTGCACATCGACTGCGTCCAGCCGATCGTTCTGCCCCAGCACAAGAACCTCTCCACCCGACCCGACCGCCGAGGCCGGCAGGCGGATCACGTCCTCCAGCATGGGCTCCTGAACGAGAACGGTAACGAAATCCCCCGGACGAAATCCGGGGGCCGCCCCCAGCCGGGCAAAAACCAGACGCCCGGTCTGTGCCTCGCCCGTGTCCCCGCTGACCCGATTGATCCGGCCCGTCGCAGTCAGATCAGAGCCGTTGGCGTCCAGCCGTACCGCAACGGGCGCATCAATCAGGACGCCCTGTTCATCCAGCAGCCGCGCATATTGGGTCGTGGACACACGGAAAGCGACCTCAAGATCGCTAGGGTCAATCAGATCGGCCAGCCGCTCGTTTGCAGCGACCAAACCACCTTCCACAGCGGCGGTGTTGCTCAATGTGCCGCTGAAGGGCGCATCGACAACCGTATCCGCAAGGTTACGCGCGGCCTCGGCAAGGGCAATTTCCGCGCGTGCAACCCGGGTTGCAGCCTGATCGATGCGGGCCTGTGCCTGTGCTACGGCCTGCCTGCGTGCAATGACGACGGCCTCAGCCGCCGCCGATGCCAGTTCCGCGGTTTCAACCGATGCGGCCGAGCCCACGCCGCGCGCGGCCAGATCGACCTGACGCGCAAGCGCCTGTTCGCGCAGCACCGCTTGTTGTTGTGCGGCGCGTTCTTCCTGCTGGGCCAGATCAAGCCCTCGGTCCGCATCGCGCACCTCCGCTTTTGCGTCGGCCAGATCGGCTGCCAGACGGTCGTAGGCCGACTGCATATCCGCCGGATCAATCGACACGATCACCTCTCCGGCGGTGACGCTGCCCCCTTCGGCAAATGCGGGTGACAGGTTGATAATCCGCCCCGAAATCGCTGCCCGCAACTCCAGCCTGCGCCGGGAGTTGACCTCCCCAAAAGTTTCAAGGACTGGGGTTTGCGCCCCCTCCACAGCGGTGATGAGGTTGACCACGAACACACGTTCCCGCACCTCGGGCGGCGCACGCTCGCTGCTCAGACTGGATTGCACCGCATCGCTGACCAATTGCGCCGCGTAAACTAGCAGGCCCAGCGCCACTGACGCAAGGAACAGGCCGATCATGCTTTGCCGCAGGAAGCGCATTGCACTCCAATCCTTTGAATACCCTCAAATGTATCGGAAAACGTAGCGCATCGCCAGTTAATACCAACCCCTGACCAAACGTCGGATATGCCGATTATTTACGTCTTTGGTGCTCGTCGAGCCGTGGCAGGATTTCGACAAAGTTGCAGGGCCTGTGCCGGTAATCCAGTTGGCGCGCCAGAATTTCATCCCAGGCGTCCTTGCAAGCACCCGGACTGCCCGGCAGCGCAAAGAGATAGGTGCCCAAAGCCACCCCTGCCGTAGCACGGCTTTGTACCGCGCTGGTGCCGATTTTCTGCATAGATACCATCGTGAAAACCGTGCCAAAGGCATCGATTTCCTTTTCATAGACATCGCGGTGCGCCTCCACCGTGACATCGCGCCCCGTCAGCCCCGTGCCACCTGTCGAAATCACCACATCGATGCTGGTATCCTCGCACCATATGCGCAATTGGTCGGCAATCTGATCGCGTTCATCCGGTAAAATGCGCCGGTCCGCCAACTCGTGCCCGGCGTCCAGAAGGCGCTGGACCAGAACGTCACCCGATTTATCCTGCGATAGATCACGCGTGTCCGACACCGTCAAAACCGCGATGCGGATGGCGATGAAGTCCTTGGAGGGGTCAATGCGGCTCATGTCAACTTATCTCCAGAATGGCCAGACGCGCAGCGAGCGCGGAAAAAATACCTGCGGTGACAACGTCCAGCCATCGGCTGCGTTGTTTGAAGCGTTGCGCCAGAGCATCGGCGGAAGCGCCAACGATGCCGTTTATGATGAAACCACCAACGGCCATGACGCCGCCGAATACCATGAACTGGGCCAGCACGGACCCGGCCTCGGGCGTGACGAACTGCGGCACGAAGGCAAGCACGAACAGGATCACCTTCGGGTTGGCCAGATTGATCAACAGGCCGCCGCGAAAAGCATGCCCGGAGCCCGGCAGCGCACTTGGCTCTGCCCCGGGGTGCGCGCGCAAAGCCTGAAGCGCGAGCCAGACCAGATAGGCCACCCCGACCCAGCGGATGATATCAAACGCCACGGGCCAGGCCGTCAAAAGTGCGCTCAGCCCCGCACCGGCGATAAAGACATGGATCAACCCGCCCAGAGCAATCCCGGCGCTGGCAGCCCAAGCCGCGCGCGCACCGTTACGCACGCCCTGCGCGAGGCAAAACATCATGTCGGCCCCCGGTGTGAGGTTCAACGCCAGCGCCGCAGGCACGAAAGCAAGCAGGGTGAGCGGTTCAACCATTGTGCAAACGCGCCTGCAGGCTTAGCAAATCCGCCCATGCCTCTCGTTTGGCAGCCGTGTTGCGCAACAGATAAGCGGGGTGAAACATCGGCAATGCGGGCACGCCAAAGGCCTCGACCCACTGCCCGCGCAACCGGGTGATGCCGCGTTTACCCAGCAAGGCCTGCGCCGAAACATTGCCCATGATGACCAGCACCTCAGGTTTTGCCAAAGCGATATGGCGTTCGACAAACGGGCGCATCATGGCGATTTCATCCGAACTGGGGTCCCGGTTCTGTGGCGGGCGCCACGGCACGACATTGGTGATATAGACCGGGTCGCTTTGGCGATCGCGCCCCATGTCGATCGCCGCCAGCATACGGTCGAGCAGCTGCCCGGCGCGTCCGACAAAGGGACGCCCCTGCAAGTCTTCCTCGCGCCCCGGCGCCTCGCCGATGACCATGACCCTTGCACCTGCCACCCCGTCGCTAAACACCAGATTGCGCGCCCCGCGCTTAAGATCACAATGCTCAAACCCCGCCAGTGCCGCGCGCAACTGATCAAGGTCCTGCGCCGCGAATGCTGCTTTACGCGCGGCATCGACCGGATCGGTCTTTTCCGCAGCCCTTGCGGCAGCCGGCGCAACAGTTGTCTGCGCAGCCTTCTGTTTTGGCTGGATTTTGTCGGGCAAATCGTACCGGTTGACGGGCGTTTCACCAATCGCCTCGGTCGCCCCGAGTTCAATTTGCCAATCCAGCAAAGCCAACGCATGATGAAAGTCGGATGATTCCATGAGCGTATTCTACGCGCCCCATCACGCGAACTAAACAGCCAGTTGCACATTGGCGTCAGCACCTTGCCGATGGCACAACCCCTGCCTATAAGGTGGAAAATCGCAATAGGTTGGCCCATGACATTTCCGCACCGACACCTGCTTGGTATCGAGGCTCTTCGCCCGGAAGAGATCAATACTCTGCTTGATCTGGCGGACAAATACGCAGCGCTGAACCGACAGCCCGACAAACACGCCGATGCCCTCAAGGGTCTGACGCAAATCAACATGTTCTTCGAAAATTCGAC
Encoded here:
- a CDS encoding efflux RND transporter permease subunit — its product is MARQIPSSAGGLLSYFTRHRTLANLLFVLLLVCGLAAIPNMRTQFFPDVVLEEVRVNINWDNASAEDMDRAILQLLEPAVLTLDGVEGTISFTGEGWASTRVTFAPDWDMIRALADVQNAVDGIDGFPSEMEEPNVFQRSWTDRVTDVVITGPVGPDQLANFADEMVVRLFAAGVTRTSLQGVAAPQTLVEVPSVELIANDITMADIAAAIRAEVDTDPAGDVSGANARVTTGSEKRDPEQIAAIVLRSNADGSKLTIGDVATISRQGSDRGQSYFVGDNPAVSLRVNRSAQGDAIEIQRTVERVAEELQSTLPEGVTVDLVRTRAEAISSRLSILVENGLTGLALVVCLLFLFLNARTAFWVAAGIPVAMMAAIAIMYAAGLTLNMISLFGLIITLGIVVDDAIVVGEHADHRARHLNEPPMQAAENAARRMAMPVLAATLTTVIAFFGLMAVGGRFGTLIQDIPLTVIAVLIASLIECFLILPNHMAHALAAKAKERWYDWPSRQVNKGFRHIRETLFRPFIAGVIAARYVVLAGVVAILASQVALFVRGDVQWRFFNAPERGSVSGNFAMVEGATREDSMEMMRMMQRATNELAAEYEERYGASPVAYVLSVVGGHTGRGLSGSGSKDKDLLGGIAIELIDAELRPYSSFAFVADLQERVENHPLVETVAFRGGRSGPGGDSLNVRLYGAETDQLKAAGLALQDALLRYPEVSALEDTLAYDKEELILDLTPQGQALGFKIDDLGRSLRNRLGGIEAATYPEGPRSAEIRVELPEGELTADFLERTQLRSPTGAYVLLADIVSVERRTAFNSVRRENGLRVISVTGDISEDDPVRATEIETALREEILPDIASTYQLDWQMAGLAEEENSFLSDAFTGLILCLTGIYLVLAWVFASWTRPIVVMAIIPFGLVGAIYGHWVWDVPLSMFTVVGLLGMTGIIINDSIVLVTTIDEYAQDRGLIPSIIDGAADRLRPVLLTTLTTVLGMMPLLYETSQQAQFLKPTVITLVYGLGFGMLLVLLVVPALIAVQHDFARQLTATRRAVSSPMRVGFYALWSGIALWLAVTLGWAWWQGEIYAPLREMFGFEAEGNAMLGALALFIAGAGLLALLGYVVLALRLRLKGPLDA
- a CDS encoding efflux RND transporter periplasmic adaptor subunit — protein: MRFLRQSMIGLFLASVALGLLVYAAQLVSDAVQSSLSSERAPPEVRERVFVVNLITAVEGAQTPVLETFGEVNSRRRLELRAAISGRIINLSPAFAEGGSVTAGEVIVSIDPADMQSAYDRLAADLADAKAEVRDADRGLDLAQQEERAAQQQAVLREQALARQVDLAARGVGSAASVETAELASAAAEAVVIARRQAVAQAQARIDQAATRVARAEIALAEAARNLADTVVDAPFSGTLSNTAAVEGGLVAANERLADLIDPSDLEVAFRVSTTQYARLLDEQGVLIDAPVAVRLDANGSDLTATGRINRVSGDTGEAQTGRLVFARLGAAPGFRPGDFVTVLVQEPMLEDVIRLPASAVGSGGEVLVLGQNDRLDAVDVQLVRRQGDDVLVRAEGLAGREVVRERSPLLGAGIAVRPLRSDAEEARAMPALLDLSADRRARLVAFVQNDTQMPEADKAQVLAQLSQQEVPAHMVARLESRMGG
- the moaB gene encoding molybdenum cofactor biosynthesis protein B; this encodes MSRIDPSKDFIAIRIAVLTVSDTRDLSQDKSGDVLVQRLLDAGHELADRRILPDERDQIADQLRIWCEDTSIDVVISTGGTGLTGRDVTVEAHRDVYEKEIDAFGTVFTMVSMQKIGTSAVQSRATAGVALGTYLFALPGSPGACKDAWDEILARQLDYRHRPCNFVEILPRLDEHQRRK
- a CDS encoding LysE family translocator, producing MVEPLTLLAFVPAALALNLTPGADMMFCLAQGVRNGARAAWAASAGIALGGLIHVFIAGAGLSALLTAWPVAFDIIRWVGVAYLVWLALQALRAHPGAEPSALPGSGHAFRGGLLINLANPKVILFVLAFVPQFVTPEAGSVLAQFMVFGGVMAVGGFIINGIVGASADALAQRFKQRSRWLDVVTAGIFSALAARLAILEIS
- a CDS encoding uracil-DNA glycosylase is translated as MESSDFHHALALLDWQIELGATEAIGETPVNRYDLPDKIQPKQKAAQTTVAPAAARAAEKTDPVDAARKAAFAAQDLDQLRAALAGFEHCDLKRGARNLVFSDGVAGARVMVIGEAPGREEDLQGRPFVGRAGQLLDRMLAAIDMGRDRQSDPVYITNVVPWRPPQNRDPSSDEIAMMRPFVERHIALAKPEVLVIMGNVSAQALLGKRGITRLRGQWVEAFGVPALPMFHPAYLLRNTAAKREAWADLLSLQARLHNG